Proteins from one Bradyrhizobium roseum genomic window:
- a CDS encoding L-2-amino-thiazoline-4-carboxylic acid hydrolase translates to MSEIHPFYEAHRSAMVAAMRQRLDLAETMLRERAHLSDMNNLRQDVMDEFEMVLGQMPYVGGAASRMSDLFMRLLGFMAIGRVLRRHGVALPIIGEIERESYKAQLLAMPEDERLASGRQFMSRENQSLIREQAARSLANEYSEDFVYDFVEPLPGDSFEFGIDYKACGFCKFAARHGDEEILPHICGLDFDAYATRGIRLERTQTLAGGASHCNFRFSVHET, encoded by the coding sequence ATGAGTGAAATCCATCCTTTTTACGAGGCGCATCGCAGCGCGATGGTTGCGGCCATGCGCCAGCGTCTCGACCTTGCCGAAACCATGCTGCGCGAGCGCGCTCATCTTTCGGATATGAACAACCTCAGACAGGACGTGATGGACGAGTTCGAGATGGTGCTCGGCCAGATGCCGTATGTCGGCGGCGCGGCCAGTCGCATGAGCGACTTGTTCATGCGCTTGCTGGGCTTCATGGCGATCGGGCGCGTGCTTCGACGACATGGCGTTGCGCTGCCGATCATCGGCGAGATCGAGCGGGAAAGCTACAAGGCGCAATTATTGGCCATGCCGGAAGACGAACGGCTCGCTTCGGGACGTCAGTTCATGTCCCGCGAGAACCAATCCCTGATCCGCGAGCAGGCAGCAAGAAGCCTGGCCAACGAATATAGCGAGGATTTCGTCTACGATTTCGTCGAGCCGCTGCCCGGCGACAGTTTTGAATTCGGCATCGACTACAAGGCGTGCGGCTTCTGCAAATTCGCCGCGCGTCATGGCGACGAGGAAATCCTCCCGCACATCTGCGGACTGGATTTCGACGCCTACGCAACCCGAGGCATTCGCCTGGAACGAACCCAGAC
- a CDS encoding RidA family protein, producing MAQTVSHNPATVHAPSSGYSMGLEVSQHRRLLFVSGQVPENVDGSVPEGFEAQCEQAWRNVIAVLEAAGLGDRHLVKINTFLTDRSQVAANRTIRRRMLAGHEPASTVMIAETVDGKWLLEIEAIAAE from the coding sequence ATGGCGCAAACCGTCAGTCACAATCCCGCAACCGTCCATGCGCCCTCCAGCGGCTACAGCATGGGGCTTGAAGTTTCCCAGCATCGCCGGCTGCTGTTCGTCAGCGGTCAGGTGCCGGAAAACGTCGATGGCAGCGTGCCCGAAGGTTTCGAGGCGCAATGCGAGCAGGCCTGGCGCAACGTCATCGCGGTGCTCGAAGCCGCCGGCCTCGGCGACCGGCATCTGGTCAAGATCAACACGTTCCTCACCGATCGCAGCCAGGTCGCGGCCAACCGCACCATTCGCCGCAGGATGCTCGCGGGACACGAACCCGCGTCCACGGTGATGATCGCGGAAACCGTCGACGGCAAATGGCTGCTGGAAATCGAGGCGATCGCTGCTGAATGA